Proteins encoded together in one Apis cerana isolate GH-2021 linkage group LG4, AcerK_1.0, whole genome shotgun sequence window:
- the LOC107993945 gene encoding uncharacterized protein LOC107993945 — protein MVGHLPNTPISNTTHQNHASSKQLRPRNGPDDNIYTDETAPGQTPSDETKQIFELLRSGEIGVVDELVEKNGLSVLSARDEWGYTPAHWAALDGNIEVMRYLIERNGPVDLSCLGTQGPRPIHWACRKGHSAIVQLLLKAGVAVNAADFKGLTPLMTACMFGKFATAAFLLGSGALGHLTDINGDTALHWAAYKGHAELIRLLMYSGVDLQKPDYFGSTPLHLACLSRNVSCVKILCEKSKIELEPRDKNGKTPLQLAKSHRHSEIVRILQAEQKRRARWIPPINELWALLFGGAGNSKGPILLFMISVLLWGYPMYLLKCIPLTWNLLRGSHYCFIYWNIVMWISWIVANRRDPGYVPQNSETYYRAIKQIPYFDKWKKRNVVLSRLCHSCRCFRPLRAKHCRICNRCVTYFDHHCPFIYNCVGLRNRMWFFLFVMCVAINCSFTIYFACYCMAIEGIQLLYVLGVLEALVFCGLGWILTCTSVLHACMNLTTNEMFNYKRYSYLKDKKGRYLNPFSRGPVLNFIEFFLCPPNHQTNDPQNYQILSEDIM, from the exons ATGGTCGGGCATCTACCCAATACTCCAATTTCTAATACTACTCATCAAAATCATGCATCGTCTAAACAATTACGACCGAGAAATGGTCCcgacgataatatttatacagatGAAACAGCTCCAGGTCAAACACCCTCTGatgaaacaaaacaaattttcgaacTTCTTAGATCCGG tgaaatTGGAGTAGTTGATGAATTAGTAGAAAAAAATGGTTTAAGTGTATTAAGTGCAAGAGATGAATGGGGATATACTCCTGCTCATTGGGCTGCCCTAGATGGAAATATTGaa gtaatgagatatttaatagaacGAAATGGACCAGTAGATCTTTCTTGTCTTGGAACTCAAGGACCAAGACCAATACATTGGGCTTGTCGAAAAGGTCATAGTGCAATAGTTCAACTATTATTAaag gcaGGAGTTGCTGTTAATGCAGCAGATTTTAAAGGTTTAACACCTCTCATGACTGCTTGTATGTTTGGAAAATTTGCAACAGCAGCATTTTTGTTAGGATCTGGAGCATTAGGACATTTAACAGATATAAATGGAGATACTGCTCTTCATTGGGCTGCATACAAAGGTCATGcagaattaataagattacTTATGTATAGTGGGGTAGATTTACAAAAACCAGATTATTTTGGATCTACTCCACTTCATTTAGCATGTCTTTCTAGAAATGTTAGttgtgttaaaatattatgtgaaAAAAGTAAGATTGAACTAGAACCTCGTGACAAAAATGGTAAAACACCATTACAGTTGGCAAAAAGTCACAGACATTCTGAGATTGTAAGAATATTACAGGCTGAGCAAAAGCGACGAGCTAGATGGATTCCACCTATTAATGAACTttg gGCATTATTGTTTGGTGGAGCTGGAAACAGTAAGGGAcctatactattatttatgatatctgTTCTTTTATGGGGATAtccaatgtatttattaaaatgtataccATTAACATGGAATCTTTTACGCGGTAgtcattattgttttatttattggaatattgTTATGTGGATTTCATGGATTGTAGCAAACAGAAGAGATCCTGGATATGTACCACAAAATAGTGAAACCTACTATAGAGCAATTAAacaa attccatattttgataaatggaaaaaaaggaatgtaGTATTATCTCGTTTATGCCATAGTTGTAGATGTTTTAGACCTTTAAGAGCTAAGCATTGCAGAATTTGTAATAGATGTGTTACATATTTTGATCATCACTgtccatttatatataattgtgtaGGTTTAAGAAACag aatgtggttctttctttttgttatgTGTGTAGCAATAAACTGttcatttactatttattttgctTGTTATTGTATGGCAATTGAAGGAAtccaattattatatgtattaggTGTATTAGAAGCATTAGTATTCTGTGGACTTGGATGGATTTTGACTTGTACttca GTTTTGCATGCATGTATGAATTTAACTACAaatgaaatgtttaattacaaacgatattcatatttaaaggACAAAAAAGGAAGATATTTAAATCCTTTTAGCAGAGGTCCCgttcttaattttatcgaattttttttatgcccTCCAAATCATCAAACAAATGACcctcaaaattatcaaatacttTCAGaagatattatgtaa
- the LOC107999081 gene encoding T-cell activation inhibitor, mitochondrial isoform X1, protein MYCALGRCFCRKNAVRALSTGEISTALRPFYFTVHPDLFGQYPTQRTVNENSLKQLSSIIESLQQQRPIRPTTLPFYLRSKNEEELKAGKFTLVQIQLKEKDIRQTILSILKTCDLPTTFVDQIEEQKPTDSTKYKSKFWQRKGVGEDIDFSELEDNPIYASILMKRKINSEPDTLKAYLDKHINEVHVKLEACRPIREEVQKLEKILCSELGLKNIIWDCGWNIAHYRGCLLAFKALSEHHPKSMEVLKNRTLVFANDTGISVEGNVMLNSGEVRHNWLDLIKNIQKYDVVLLRLPAFEKAVSQVLLNIKVGRRVLYMCRKFMPKVMVSQYEQQLQQLITTLSDYRGRRNYPKVWPTDLSTYEIVIETEAGPLMLSPTGQFIVPSSCPSFLLVNFITDNLEEATKRLHHYNNIKYVERELHNKVVQELGLTILNKDDSITPDLMIQCCERLLLHKNTLAPLLKDVMLWVTHYYSIMSDGVLCIPWDWKL, encoded by the exons ATGTATTGTGCATTAGGAAGATG TTTTTGCAGAAAAAATGCAGTAAGAGCTTTAAGTACAGGTGAAATATCCACTGCACTCCGacctttttattttactgtTCATCCTGATCTTTTTGGACAATATCCTACACAaaga acagtaaatgaaaattctttaaaacagTTAAGTTCTATTATAGAAAGTTTACAACAGCAAAGACCAATAAGACCTACTACTTTACCATTCTACTTACGttcaaaaaatgaagaagaactTAAAGCTGGAAAATTTACTTTAGTACAGatacaattaaaagaaaaggatataCGACAAACTATACtctctattttaaaaacatgtgATTTGCCAACAACATTTGTAGATCAAATTGAAGAACAAAAACCAACTGAtagtacaaaatataaatcaaaattctgGCAAAGAAAAGGAGTTGGAGAAGATATAGATTTTTCAGAACTAGAAGATAATCCTATTTATGCatctattttaatgaaaagaaaaattaattcagaaCCTGATACTCTTaa agCATATTTAGATAAACACATTAATGAAGTACATGTAAAATTAGAAGCATGTAGGCCAATAAGAGAGGAAgtacaaaaattagaaaagatattATGCTCTGAATtaggtttaaaaaatatcatatggGATTGTGGTTGGAATATAGCTCATTACAGAGGATGTTTATTAGCTTTTAAAGCATTATCTGAACATCATCCTAAATCAATGGAAGTACTCAAAAATAGGACACTTGTTTTTGCCAATGATACAGGTATTAGTGTAGAAGGAAATGTTATGTTAAATTCAGGTGAAGTTAGGCACAATTGGCTTGAT ttaattaaaaatattcaaaaatacgaTGTAGTATTATTGAGATTACCAGCTTTTGAGAAGGCAGTTTCACAAGTGCTTCTTAACATTAAAGTGGGTCGACG GGTACTCTATATGTGCAGGAAATTCATGCCGAAAGTAATGGTTAGCCAGTATGAACAACAACTACAACAACTTATCACTACTCTCTCAGATTATCGAGGTCGACGAAATTATCCAAAAGTGTGGCCAACCGATTTGTCAACGtatgaaattgtaattgagAC tgAAGCAGGTCCTTTAATGCTCTCTCCTACTGGACAATTTATTGTTCCATCTTCTTGCCCAAGTTTTCTcttagtaaattttattactgatAATTTAGAAGAAGCTACTAAAAGATTACATCATTATAACAA CATAAAATATGTAGAACGTGAACTTCATAATAAAGTTGTCCAGGAATTGGGTTTGACTATTCTAAATAAGGATGATAGTATCACTCCTGATTTGATGATACAATGTTGTGaacgtttattattacataaaaatactttGGCTCCTTTGCTAAAAGATGTTATGTTATGGGTGACACATTATTACTCAATTATGAGTGATGGTGTATTATGTATACCATGGGATTGGAAACTTTGA
- the LOC107999083 gene encoding engulfment and cell motility protein 1: MYTQTIKMPVQKDSNIVKIAVEMTEQVPQLIEFNQKHPLTGIIQELCNGWGLSDPESYSLQFSESNNQNYITEKNRNEVKNGSILRLEFSPSKTACDILTKLNNGSMEEKTVALQKLSTLSTDMTFALEFINKQGLALIISQVEGEKYKGNALAYSLQSFVELMDHGIVSWDILETPFINKVASYVNNQAVTQDTNIIEASLSILENIVLNSSGKYGQVEKEVTFPNLVMHLQSARPQIQQNAIALINALFLKADLSKRKAVAATLQSKQIRNVFLTNIIQSTGQVGAEMAHQLYVLQTLMLSLLEQRMITKMDPQDQDAHDKIKELRRIAFDTEGAIGGDVIARKQGLFAKDYKKLGFKYDINPALDFTETPPGMLALDCMVYFARNHTESYTKVVLENSCRADEHECPFGRTSVELVKLLCEVLRIGEAPSEQGQSYHPMFFTHDHPFEEFYCVCIVLLNKTWKEMRATTEDFIKVFSVVREQITRALQCKPTGLDKFKNKLQQLTYSTITNLWQQERTSREEWESHARPIVELREQITPEILELIQQQRLGFLVEGTRFMKYSARGQRIKDKFWYVRLSPNHKVFHYGDCDEKSVPTIDELPTKLAVVEIRALLTGRDCPHMKDLQRRKTTHQLAFSLILDSVEVSSLDFVAPDEQVFDYWTDGINALLGNRMTSKEAENDLETLLSMDIKLRLLDTEGIDIPQDPPAVPDPPPNYDFCYELK; this comes from the exons ATGTATACACAAACGATAAAAATGCCGGTCCAGAAAGATTCaaatatcgtgaaaattgCTGTTGAAATGACAGAACAAGTACCACaacttattgaatttaatcaaaaacatCCTCTTACTGGGATTATTCAA GAATTGTGCAATGGATGGGGACTTTCTGATCCTGAATCATATTCATTACAATTTTCGGAaagtaataatcaaaattatattacagaaaaaaatcgtAATGAAGTAAAAAATGGTAGTATTTTAAGATTAGAATTTTCACCTTCTAAAACAGCTTGTGATATCTTAACAAAACTTAATAATGGAAgtatggaagaaaaaactgttgctttgcaaaaattaagcACTCTTAGCACAGATATGACATTTgcattagaatttattaataagcaAGGATTAGCTTTGATTATATCGCAg gtaGAAGGTGAAAAATATAAGGGGAATGCTCTTGCATATTCACTTCAATCATTTGTTGAATTAATGGATCATGGAATTGTTTCATGGGATATATTAGAGACaccttttattaataaagtagCAAGCTATGTGAATAATCAAGCTGTAACTCAAGatactaatattattgaagCTTCACTTagtattcttgaaaatatagtattaaattCCTCAGGAAAATATGGACAAGTTGAAAAAGAAGTGACTTTTCCTAATTTAGTGATGCATTTACAAAGTGCACGTCCCCAAATACAACAAAATGCTATAGCTTTAATAAATGCCTTATTTCTTAAGGCAGATTTATCTAAACGTAAAGCTGTTGCTGCAACTCTTCAGTCTAAACAAATTAGAAATgtgtttttaacaaatattatacaatctaCTGGTCAG gTTGGTGCAGAAATGGCACATCAACTTTATGTATTACAAACACTTATGTTAAGTTTATTGGAACAACGTATGATAACAAAAATGGATCCACAGGATCAAGATGcacatgataaaataaaagaacttCGAAGAATTGCTTTTGATACTGAAGGAGCCATAGGTGGAGATGTTATTGCTAGAAAACAAGGTCTTTTTGCTAAagactataaaaaattaggttttaaatatgatattaatccTGCTCTTGATTTTACTGAAACTCCTCCTGGCATGCTTGCTCTAGATTGTATGGTTTATTTTGCACGTAATCATACTGAAAGTTATACTAAAGTTGTTTTAGAAAATTCTTGCAGAGCAGATGAACATGAATGTCCTTTTGGTAGAACAAGTGTAGAACTTGTTAAATTACTTTGTGAA gTTTTACGTATTGGAGAAGCACCTAGTGAACAAGGACAATCATATCACCCTATGTTTTTCACACATGATCATCCATTTGAGGAATTTTATTGTGTGTGCATAGTTCTTTTAAATAAGACTTGGAAAGAAATGAGGGCTACTACTGAAGATTTCATAAAAGTATTTTCTGTTGTAAGAGAACAAATTACTAGAGCTCTTCAATGTAAACCTACAGGATtggataaattcaaaaataaattacaacaaTTAACATATTCAACTATTACTAATTTATGGCAACAAGAAAGGACGAGTAGAGAAGAATGGGAAAGTCATGCAAGACCGATAGTTGAACTTAGAGAACAAATTACAcctgaaattttagaattaattcaaCAACAACGTTTAGGATTTTTAGTAGAAGGCACtagatttatgaaatatagtgCTAGAGGAcag agAATTAAGGATAAGTTCTGGTATGTTCGACTTTCACCAAATCACAAAGTATTTCATTATGGTGATTGTGATGAAAAATCAGTACCAACAATTGATGAACTTCCTACAAAATTAGCTGTTGTTGAAATTCGTGCTTTACTGACTGGCAGAGATTGTCCTCATATGAAAGATTTACAAAGACGGAAAACTACACATCAATTagcattttctttaattttagattctgTAGAAGTTTCAAGTTTAGATTTTGTAGCTCCGGATGAACAAGTTTTTGATTATTGGACTGATGGCATTAATGCTTTGCTTG GTAATAGAATGACTAGTAAAGAAGCGGAAAATGATCTTGAAACTTTATTATCCATGGATATAAAATTGAGACTTTTAGATACAGAAGGGATTGATATTCCTCAAGATCCACCTGCTGTTCCTGATCCTCCACCAAACTATGATTTttgttatgaattaaaataa
- the LOC107999081 gene encoding T-cell activation inhibitor, mitochondrial isoform X3 has product MYCALGRCFCRKNAVRALSTGEISTALRPFYFTVHPDLFGQYPTQRTVNENSLKQLSSIIESLQQQRPIRPTTLPFYLRSKNEEELKAGKFTLVQIQLKEKDIRQTILSILKTCDLPTTFVDQIEEQKPTDSTKYKSKFWQRKGVGEDIDFSELEDNPIYASILMKRKINSEPDTLKAYLDKHINEVHVKLEACRPIREEVQKLEKILCSELGLKNIIWDCGWNIAHYRGCLLAFKALSEHHPKSMEVLKNRTLVFANDTGISVEGNVMLNSGEVRHNWLDLIKNIQKYDVVLLRLPAFEKAVSQVLLNIKVGRRKFMPKVMVSQYEQQLQQLITTLSDYRGRRNYPKVWPTDLSTYEIVIETEAGPLMLSPTGQFIVPSSCPSFLLVNFITDNLEEATKRLHHYNNIKYVERELHNKVVQELGLTILNKDDSITPDLMIQCCERLLLHKNTLAPLLKDVMLWVTHYYSIMSDGVLCIPWDWKL; this is encoded by the exons ATGTATTGTGCATTAGGAAGATG TTTTTGCAGAAAAAATGCAGTAAGAGCTTTAAGTACAGGTGAAATATCCACTGCACTCCGacctttttattttactgtTCATCCTGATCTTTTTGGACAATATCCTACACAaaga acagtaaatgaaaattctttaaaacagTTAAGTTCTATTATAGAAAGTTTACAACAGCAAAGACCAATAAGACCTACTACTTTACCATTCTACTTACGttcaaaaaatgaagaagaactTAAAGCTGGAAAATTTACTTTAGTACAGatacaattaaaagaaaaggatataCGACAAACTATACtctctattttaaaaacatgtgATTTGCCAACAACATTTGTAGATCAAATTGAAGAACAAAAACCAACTGAtagtacaaaatataaatcaaaattctgGCAAAGAAAAGGAGTTGGAGAAGATATAGATTTTTCAGAACTAGAAGATAATCCTATTTATGCatctattttaatgaaaagaaaaattaattcagaaCCTGATACTCTTaa agCATATTTAGATAAACACATTAATGAAGTACATGTAAAATTAGAAGCATGTAGGCCAATAAGAGAGGAAgtacaaaaattagaaaagatattATGCTCTGAATtaggtttaaaaaatatcatatggGATTGTGGTTGGAATATAGCTCATTACAGAGGATGTTTATTAGCTTTTAAAGCATTATCTGAACATCATCCTAAATCAATGGAAGTACTCAAAAATAGGACACTTGTTTTTGCCAATGATACAGGTATTAGTGTAGAAGGAAATGTTATGTTAAATTCAGGTGAAGTTAGGCACAATTGGCTTGAT ttaattaaaaatattcaaaaatacgaTGTAGTATTATTGAGATTACCAGCTTTTGAGAAGGCAGTTTCACAAGTGCTTCTTAACATTAAAGTGGGTCGACG GAAATTCATGCCGAAAGTAATGGTTAGCCAGTATGAACAACAACTACAACAACTTATCACTACTCTCTCAGATTATCGAGGTCGACGAAATTATCCAAAAGTGTGGCCAACCGATTTGTCAACGtatgaaattgtaattgagAC tgAAGCAGGTCCTTTAATGCTCTCTCCTACTGGACAATTTATTGTTCCATCTTCTTGCCCAAGTTTTCTcttagtaaattttattactgatAATTTAGAAGAAGCTACTAAAAGATTACATCATTATAACAA CATAAAATATGTAGAACGTGAACTTCATAATAAAGTTGTCCAGGAATTGGGTTTGACTATTCTAAATAAGGATGATAGTATCACTCCTGATTTGATGATACAATGTTGTGaacgtttattattacataaaaatactttGGCTCCTTTGCTAAAAGATGTTATGTTATGGGTGACACATTATTACTCAATTATGAGTGATGGTGTATTATGTATACCATGGGATTGGAAACTTTGA
- the LOC107999081 gene encoding T-cell activation inhibitor, mitochondrial isoform X4 encodes MVNKYTFFCRKNAVRALSTGEISTALRPFYFTVHPDLFGQYPTQRTVNENSLKQLSSIIESLQQQRPIRPTTLPFYLRSKNEEELKAGKFTLVQIQLKEKDIRQTILSILKTCDLPTTFVDQIEEQKPTDSTKYKSKFWQRKGVGEDIDFSELEDNPIYASILMKRKINSEPDTLKAYLDKHINEVHVKLEACRPIREEVQKLEKILCSELGLKNIIWDCGWNIAHYRGCLLAFKALSEHHPKSMEVLKNRTLVFANDTGISVEGNVMLNSGEVRHNWLDLIKNIQKYDVVLLRLPAFEKAVSQVLLNIKVGRRKFMPKVMVSQYEQQLQQLITTLSDYRGRRNYPKVWPTDLSTYEIVIETEAGPLMLSPTGQFIVPSSCPSFLLVNFITDNLEEATKRLHHYNNIKYVERELHNKVVQELGLTILNKDDSITPDLMIQCCERLLLHKNTLAPLLKDVMLWVTHYYSIMSDGVLCIPWDWKL; translated from the exons ATGGTAAACAAATatacatt TTTTTGCAGAAAAAATGCAGTAAGAGCTTTAAGTACAGGTGAAATATCCACTGCACTCCGacctttttattttactgtTCATCCTGATCTTTTTGGACAATATCCTACACAaaga acagtaaatgaaaattctttaaaacagTTAAGTTCTATTATAGAAAGTTTACAACAGCAAAGACCAATAAGACCTACTACTTTACCATTCTACTTACGttcaaaaaatgaagaagaactTAAAGCTGGAAAATTTACTTTAGTACAGatacaattaaaagaaaaggatataCGACAAACTATACtctctattttaaaaacatgtgATTTGCCAACAACATTTGTAGATCAAATTGAAGAACAAAAACCAACTGAtagtacaaaatataaatcaaaattctgGCAAAGAAAAGGAGTTGGAGAAGATATAGATTTTTCAGAACTAGAAGATAATCCTATTTATGCatctattttaatgaaaagaaaaattaattcagaaCCTGATACTCTTaa agCATATTTAGATAAACACATTAATGAAGTACATGTAAAATTAGAAGCATGTAGGCCAATAAGAGAGGAAgtacaaaaattagaaaagatattATGCTCTGAATtaggtttaaaaaatatcatatggGATTGTGGTTGGAATATAGCTCATTACAGAGGATGTTTATTAGCTTTTAAAGCATTATCTGAACATCATCCTAAATCAATGGAAGTACTCAAAAATAGGACACTTGTTTTTGCCAATGATACAGGTATTAGTGTAGAAGGAAATGTTATGTTAAATTCAGGTGAAGTTAGGCACAATTGGCTTGAT ttaattaaaaatattcaaaaatacgaTGTAGTATTATTGAGATTACCAGCTTTTGAGAAGGCAGTTTCACAAGTGCTTCTTAACATTAAAGTGGGTCGACG GAAATTCATGCCGAAAGTAATGGTTAGCCAGTATGAACAACAACTACAACAACTTATCACTACTCTCTCAGATTATCGAGGTCGACGAAATTATCCAAAAGTGTGGCCAACCGATTTGTCAACGtatgaaattgtaattgagAC tgAAGCAGGTCCTTTAATGCTCTCTCCTACTGGACAATTTATTGTTCCATCTTCTTGCCCAAGTTTTCTcttagtaaattttattactgatAATTTAGAAGAAGCTACTAAAAGATTACATCATTATAACAA CATAAAATATGTAGAACGTGAACTTCATAATAAAGTTGTCCAGGAATTGGGTTTGACTATTCTAAATAAGGATGATAGTATCACTCCTGATTTGATGATACAATGTTGTGaacgtttattattacataaaaatactttGGCTCCTTTGCTAAAAGATGTTATGTTATGGGTGACACATTATTACTCAATTATGAGTGATGGTGTATTATGTATACCATGGGATTGGAAACTTTGA
- the LOC107999081 gene encoding T-cell activation inhibitor, mitochondrial isoform X2: MVNKYTFFCRKNAVRALSTGEISTALRPFYFTVHPDLFGQYPTQRTVNENSLKQLSSIIESLQQQRPIRPTTLPFYLRSKNEEELKAGKFTLVQIQLKEKDIRQTILSILKTCDLPTTFVDQIEEQKPTDSTKYKSKFWQRKGVGEDIDFSELEDNPIYASILMKRKINSEPDTLKAYLDKHINEVHVKLEACRPIREEVQKLEKILCSELGLKNIIWDCGWNIAHYRGCLLAFKALSEHHPKSMEVLKNRTLVFANDTGISVEGNVMLNSGEVRHNWLDLIKNIQKYDVVLLRLPAFEKAVSQVLLNIKVGRRVLYMCRKFMPKVMVSQYEQQLQQLITTLSDYRGRRNYPKVWPTDLSTYEIVIETEAGPLMLSPTGQFIVPSSCPSFLLVNFITDNLEEATKRLHHYNNIKYVERELHNKVVQELGLTILNKDDSITPDLMIQCCERLLLHKNTLAPLLKDVMLWVTHYYSIMSDGVLCIPWDWKL; encoded by the exons ATGGTAAACAAATatacatt TTTTTGCAGAAAAAATGCAGTAAGAGCTTTAAGTACAGGTGAAATATCCACTGCACTCCGacctttttattttactgtTCATCCTGATCTTTTTGGACAATATCCTACACAaaga acagtaaatgaaaattctttaaaacagTTAAGTTCTATTATAGAAAGTTTACAACAGCAAAGACCAATAAGACCTACTACTTTACCATTCTACTTACGttcaaaaaatgaagaagaactTAAAGCTGGAAAATTTACTTTAGTACAGatacaattaaaagaaaaggatataCGACAAACTATACtctctattttaaaaacatgtgATTTGCCAACAACATTTGTAGATCAAATTGAAGAACAAAAACCAACTGAtagtacaaaatataaatcaaaattctgGCAAAGAAAAGGAGTTGGAGAAGATATAGATTTTTCAGAACTAGAAGATAATCCTATTTATGCatctattttaatgaaaagaaaaattaattcagaaCCTGATACTCTTaa agCATATTTAGATAAACACATTAATGAAGTACATGTAAAATTAGAAGCATGTAGGCCAATAAGAGAGGAAgtacaaaaattagaaaagatattATGCTCTGAATtaggtttaaaaaatatcatatggGATTGTGGTTGGAATATAGCTCATTACAGAGGATGTTTATTAGCTTTTAAAGCATTATCTGAACATCATCCTAAATCAATGGAAGTACTCAAAAATAGGACACTTGTTTTTGCCAATGATACAGGTATTAGTGTAGAAGGAAATGTTATGTTAAATTCAGGTGAAGTTAGGCACAATTGGCTTGAT ttaattaaaaatattcaaaaatacgaTGTAGTATTATTGAGATTACCAGCTTTTGAGAAGGCAGTTTCACAAGTGCTTCTTAACATTAAAGTGGGTCGACG GGTACTCTATATGTGCAGGAAATTCATGCCGAAAGTAATGGTTAGCCAGTATGAACAACAACTACAACAACTTATCACTACTCTCTCAGATTATCGAGGTCGACGAAATTATCCAAAAGTGTGGCCAACCGATTTGTCAACGtatgaaattgtaattgagAC tgAAGCAGGTCCTTTAATGCTCTCTCCTACTGGACAATTTATTGTTCCATCTTCTTGCCCAAGTTTTCTcttagtaaattttattactgatAATTTAGAAGAAGCTACTAAAAGATTACATCATTATAACAA CATAAAATATGTAGAACGTGAACTTCATAATAAAGTTGTCCAGGAATTGGGTTTGACTATTCTAAATAAGGATGATAGTATCACTCCTGATTTGATGATACAATGTTGTGaacgtttattattacataaaaatactttGGCTCCTTTGCTAAAAGATGTTATGTTATGGGTGACACATTATTACTCAATTATGAGTGATGGTGTATTATGTATACCATGGGATTGGAAACTTTGA